Proteins encoded within one genomic window of Calonectris borealis chromosome 1, bCalBor7.hap1.2, whole genome shotgun sequence:
- the RIPK4 gene encoding receptor-interacting serine/threonine-protein kinase 4, with translation MARESGSPWTMGLLKTFEESEFGSWEKIGSGGFGQVYKVRHLHWKTWLAIKCSPSLHVDEKERMELLEEARKMEMAKFRYILPVYGICKEPVGLVMEYMETGSLEKLLASEPLPWELRFRIIHETAVGMNFLHCMSPPLLHLDLKPANILLDAHYHVKISDFGLAKCNGLSHSHDISMDGLCGTIAYLPPERIKEKNRCFDTKHDVYSFSIVVWGVLTQKKPFAEENNILHIMVKVVKGHRPELPAVSKSRPHSCNNLIKLMQKCWQDDPGERPTFQEITSETEALCEKPEDETKEMITQDLDTKNSPEQQPEVFSLSPKQEPALPSVKDYSLSELLSQLDSGISQTMEGPEDLSRSSSESKLASSDKRLSGVSSVDSAFSSRGSLSLSFERESSGNDIGTTDIQKRKLTEAILSGDTSKLMKILQPQDVDIVLDGNSSLLHLAVEAGQEECVKWLLLYNANPNLTNKKGSTPLHIAIEKKVKSIVELIMARKINVNAKDEDQWTALHFAAQNGDDFSTKMLLDKNASLNEVDFEGRAPIHIACQYGQENIVRILLRRGVNVNIKGKDDWVPLHYAAWQGHLPIVKLLAKQRGANVNVQTVDGRTSLHLAAQRGHYRVARLLIDLESDVNIQNALLQTALHIAAETGHTSTSRLLLKHGADIEAATAEGYTALHLASRSGHLATTKLLIDERASVLAGGPLNRTALHLAAENGHSEVVEELVSSENINVSDSEGLTALHLAARGGHTKTVEVLLKHGAHTDMQRPTCQTLLQLAQQSSNSSVTVLLSET, from the exons ATGGCGCGGGAGAGCGGCTCCCCGTGGACCATGGGACTGCTGAAAACCTTCGAGGAGAGCGAATTCGGTAGCTGGGAGAAGATCGGCTCGGGGGGGTTCGGGCAGGTGTACAAGGTGCGCCACCTCCATTGGAAGACCTGGCTCGCCATCAAGTGTTCGCCCAGCCTCCATGTGGACGAGAA GGAGCGCATGGAGTTATTGGAAGAAGCCAGGAAGATGGAAATGGCAAAGTTTCGCTACATCCTTCCTGTTTACGGCATCTGTAAAGAGCCGGTTGGCTTGGTCATGGAATACATGGAAACGGGGTCTCTGGAAAAGCTCCTGGCTTCCGAACCTCTGCCCTGGGAATTGCGCTTCCGCATCATCCACGAGACAGCTGTGGGGATGAACTTCCTGCACTGCATGTCCCCTCCGCTGCTCCACCTGGACCTCAAGCCTGCAAACATCCTGCTTGATGCCCACTACCACGTCAAG ATTTCTGACTTTGGACTTGCAAAGTGCAATGGCTTGTCCCATTCCCATGACATCAGCATGGATGGCTTGTGTGGCACAATTGCGTACCTTCCTCCAGAGcgcatcaaagaaaaaaacaggtgtTTTGACACCAAACATGATGTGTACAG CTTTTCCATCGTGGTTTGGGGAGTTCTTACACAGAAGAAGCCTTTTGCAG aggaaaacaacattttacaTATTATGGTAAAAGTAGTTAAAGGCCACCGCCCAGAGCTACCTGCTGTTTCCAAATCCAGACCTCATTCATGTAATAACTTGATCAAACTGATGCAAAAATGTTGGCAAGATGATCCTGGTGAACGGCCAACATTTCAAG AAATCACTTCAGAAACAGAGGCCCTTTGTGAAAAACCAGAAGATGAAACAAAAGAGATGATAACTCAGGACCTGGACACCAAGAATTCCCCGGAGCAGCAGCCTGAGGTATTTTCTCTTTCC CCGAAACAGGAGCCTGCTCTACCATCAGTTAAGGATTACAGTCTCTCAGAGTTGTTGTCCCAGCTGGATTCGGGGATTTCGCAGACTATGGAAGGCCCTGAGGATCTCAGCCGCAGCTCTTCTGAGTCCAAACTTGCCTCCAGTGACAAGCGGCTTTCAGGAGTTTCATCTGTAGATTCAGCTTTTTCATCCAGAggctccctttccctttcttttgaaaGGGAGAGTTCAGGTAATG ATATTGGTACTACAGACATACAGAAGAGGAAGCTAACGGAAGCCATTTTATCTGGAGATACCAGCAAACTGATGAAGATCCTCCAGCCTCAAGATGTTGATATTGTTTTAGATGGGAACTCCAGTCTTTTGCACCTGGCTGTTGAAGCTGGTCAAGAAGAATGTGTCAAATGGCTCCTCCTGTACAATGCTAACCCTAACCTCACCAACAAGAAAGGATCCACCCCTCTTCACATAGCCATTGAGAAGAAAGTTAAAAGCATTGTGGAGCTGATTATGGCTAGGAAAATCAATGTTAATGCCAAAGATGAGGATCAGTGGACTGCTCTTCACTTTGCTGCCCAAAACGGGGATGATTTCAGCACCAAAATGCTACTTGATAAGAATGCATCCTTAAATGAGGTAGATTTTGAAGGCAGAGCCCCCATCCACATAGCCTGTCAGTACGGCCAAGAGAATATTGTGCGGATCCTGCTGAGAAGAGGCGTTAATGTGAACATCAAAGGAAAGGATGACTGGGTGCCGCTGCACTACGCTGCCTGGCAAGGTCATCTCCCCATCGTAAAGCTTCTGGCCAAACAACGGGGTGCAAACGTGAATGTGCAGACCGTGGATGGAAGGACCTCACTACACTTGGCCGCTCAACGAGGACACTACCGTGTTGCTCGCCTTCTCATAGACCTGGAGTCGGATGTCAACATACAGAACGCGCTCTTGCAGACTGCTCTCCACATAGCTGCTGAAACTGGCCACACAAGCACATCGAGGCTGCTCCTTAAACATGGTGCAGACATTGAGGCAGCAACAGCAGAAGGATACACCGCTCTGCACTTGGCATCTCGCAGCGGCCATTTAGCAACAACAAAGTTGCTGATAGATGAAAGGGCCAGTGTTCTAGCCGGAGGCCCTTTAAATAGGACAGCGTTACATCTTGCTGCAGAAAACGGGCACTCTGAAGTAGTAGAAGAACTTGTCAGTTCAGAAAATATCAATGTTTCTGACAGTGAAGGGTTGACAGCTCTTCATCTGGCTGCACGAGGAGGGCACACAAAAACAGTTGAGGTTCTTCTGAAGCATGGGGCGCACACTGACATGCAAAGACCCACATGTCAGACCCTGCTACAGCTTGCTCAGCAGAGCAGTAATAGCTCAGTTACTGTGTTGTTAAGTGAGACTTAA